Part of the Sphingomonas japonica genome is shown below.
TCTACCGCCGCAACCTCGCCGCGGGGCAAAAGGGGCTGAGCGTCGCCTTCGACCTCGCCACGCATCGCGGCTATGACAGCGACCATCCGCGCGTGACCGGCGATGTCGGCAAGGCCGGCGTGGCGATTGACAGCGTCGAGGACATGAAGATCCTGTTCGACGGCATCCCGCTCGACGCGATGTCGGTCAGCATGACGATGAACGGCGCGGTGATCCCGATCCTGGCGTTCTTCATCGTCGCTGGCGAGGAACAGGGCGTGCCGCTGGCCAAGCTCGACGGCACGATCCAGAACGATATTCTCAAGGAGTTCATGGTCCGCAACACGTACATCTATCCGCCCGAACCCTCGATGCGGATCGTATCGGACATCATCGCCTATACGTCGCGGCACATGCCCAAGTTCAACAGCATCAGCATTTCCGGCTATCACATGCAGGAAGCCGGTGCGACGCAGGTGCAGGAACTGGCCTTCACCATCGCCGACGGCCGCGAATATGCGAAGGCGGCGATCGCCAGCGGGCTCGACATCGACCAGTTCGCCGGGCGGCTGTCGTTCTTCTTCGCGATCGGCATGAACTTCTTCATGGAGATCGCGAAGCTGCGCGCGGCGCGGCTGCTGTGGCACCGGGTGATGACCGGGCTTGGCGCGAAGGACGAGCGGTCCAAGATGCTCCGCACGCATTGCCAGACATCGGGCGTGTCGTTGCAGGAACAGGATCCCTACAACAACGTCATCCGCACGACGGTGGAGGCGATGGCGGCGGTGCTGGGCGGTACGCAATCGCTCCACACAAACGCGCTCGACGAAGCGATCGCGCTGCCGACCGATTTTTCCGCGCGCATCGCCCGCAACACCCAGATCGTTCTGCAGGAAGAAACCGGGATCACCAACGTCGTCGATCCCTTGGGCGGCAGCTATTATGTCGAGGCGCTGACGCAGCAGCTCGCCGACAAGGCGTGGGAGATCATCGAACGGGTTGAGACCGAGGGCGGGATGGCAGAGGCGGTCGCCGCAGGCTGGCCCAAGGCGATGATTGAGGAGGCATCGGCCGCCCGCGCCGCCCGCGTCGATCGCGGCGAGGACGTGATCGTCGGCGTCAACAAATACCGGCTTGCGGACGAAGACCCGGTCGAGACCCTCGACATCGACAACCATGCGGTGCGCGCGGGACAGGTGGCGCGGATCGCGCGGGTGAAAGCGGCGCGCGACGAGGGCAAGTGCCAGGCCGCGCTCGACGCGCTGCGCAAAGGCGCGCGTGGGTCGGACAATCTGCTGGCGCTCGCCGTCGAAGCCGCGCGGGCCCGCGCTACCCTTGGTGAGATCAGCCAGGCGATGGAGGATGTGTTCGGCCGCTACGATACGCAGCCTACTCCTGTCAGCGGCATCTATGGCGGCGCATATCATGACGATCCGCGCTGGGAGCGGCTGACCGACGGCGTTGCCGCGACCGAAGCCCGGCTTGGCCGCCGCCCACGGATGCTGGTCGCCAAGATGGGGCAGGACGGTCATGATCGCGGCGCCAACCTGGTATCGAGCATGTTCGGCGATCTTGGCTTCGAGGTCGTTCCCGGGCCGCTGTTCCAGACGCCGGAGGAAGCCGCAAAGCTCGCGATCGCCAGCGATGTCGATGTCGTCGGTGCGTCGAGCCTTGCCGCCGGGCACAAGACGCTCGTTCCCGAACTGATCGGCCATCTGCGCGATGCCGGACGCGGCGATATCAAGGTGATTGCCGGCGGCGTGATCCCGTCGAAGGACTATGCTTTCCTGCGCGATGCGGGCGTGCAGGCGATCTTCGGCCCGGGCACCAACCTGATCGACGCGGCGGGGCAGGTGCTCGCGCTGCTCGGCCACAACATGCCGCCGCAAGAGGAAGCCGCCGAATGACCGACCTCGTCGCCGAGACGTTCGAACCCGATCTGGTCGATCTCAAGCCATGGTTCGACGATACCAAAGCGGGGCTGCGCTTCGACTGGAGCCGCGAGGAGATCGCGGCATTGTTCGACCTGCCGTTCCCCGAACTGCTGTTCCGCGCGGCGGAGGTCCATCGCCGCCACCACGCGCCCGATCAGGTGCAATTATGCACGTTGCTGTCGATCAAGACCGGCGGATGTCCGGAAGATTGCGGCTATTGCTCGCAAAGCGCGTCGGCGGACAGCGGGCTCAAGGCCGAGAAGCTGATGGACGTCGATGCCGTGCTGGCATCGGCGGCCGAGGCAAAGGCGGCCGGCTCGCAGCGGTTCTGCATGGGCGCGGCGTGGCGCAATCCCAAGGACCGCGACATGGATGCGGTCGTCGCGATGGTGGAGGGGGTGCGCGCGCTGGGGCTGGAAACCTGCATGACGCTGGGCATGCTCGAACCGCATCAGGCAGCGCGGCTCAAGGATGCGGGCCTCGATTACTACAACCACAATATCGATACTTCGCCCGAGCATTATGGCGATGTCATCACCACGCGGACGTTTCAGGACCGGCTCGATACGCTGGCGAATGTCCGCGACGCCGGGATCGCGGTGTGCTGCGGCGGCATCGTCGGGATGGGGGAGACGCGGGCAGATCGGGTGGGGTTCGTCCACGCGCTCGCGACGCTGCCGCGCCATCCTGAAAGCGTTCCGGTCAACGCGCTGGTGCCAGTGCCGGGAACGCCGCTCGGCGACATGCTCGCCGACACGCCGCTGGCGAAGATCGACGATATCGAGTTCGTGCGGACGGTGGCCGTCGCGCGGATCGCGATGCCCAGGTCAATGGTGCGCTTGTCGGCTGGGCGCGAGAGCATGAGTGAGGCGACACAGGGCTTGTGCTTCCTGGCTGGCGCAAATTCGATCTTCACCGGTGACAAGCTGCTGACCACCGGCAACGCGGGCGACAGCGCGGACGCGGCGCTGTTCGCGAAGCTGGGCGTGCGGCCGATGACGGCGGACGAGCCGATGCGGATGGCGGCGGAGTGAAAAATCCTGTTCGGATCCCAGCGCTGCTGTTCGCAGTCTTTTCCGCGCTCTACTGGAGCGGCATTCAGCTATTTTGGATGGGTTTGGCCGATGTCTATAGACAAGCCTACCGATCTTCGACGCCCTTCACGATCGGTTGGCTTCTCAAAGTAGTGCCGACAATAATCTACGCTCTCATCTGTGTGTTGTTTTGCCAGTGGCTTGCCCGGCGGGTGGCTCGGCTGCTCGCCCGTCCGAAAGTCGATTGATGTTTAAAAAGATCCTCATCGCCAACCGAGGCGAGATTGCGTGTCGCGTCATGCGCACCGCCAAGCGGATGGGCATCGCGACCGTCGCGGTCTATTCGGATGCCGATGCGCGCTCCCCGCACGTATTGATGGCGGATGAGGCCGTTCGCCTCGGGCCGGCGCCTGCCGCCGACAGCTATCTACGCGCTGATCTGATCCTGCTTGCGGCCCGGGAAACCGGCGCCGACGCGATCCACCCCGGCTACGGCTTCCTGTCGGAGCGCGAAAGTTTCGCGCGGGCCTGCGCCGATGCCGGCATCGCCTTCGTCGGGCCTCCGCCGAATGCGATCGCGGCGATGGGCGACAAGATCGAATCGAAGAAGCTCGCCAAGGCGGCGGGGGTCAATGTTGTCCCCGGCTTTCTCGGCGAGATCGCCGATACCGACGCGGCGATCAAGATTGCCGGTGACATCGGCTATCCGGTGATGATGAAGGCGAGCGCGGGCGGCGGCGGCAAGGGGATGCGGCTGGCCTATAGCGAACAGGATGTGCGCGACGGCTTCGATGCGACCAAGCGCGAGGGGCTGGCAAGCTTCGGCGATGACCGCGTGTTCATCGAGAAGTTCATCGAAAGCCCGCGGCACATCGAGATCCAGGTGCTCGGCGACCAGCACGGCAACATCGTCTATCTTGGCGAGCGCGAATGCTCGATCCAGCGCCGGCACCAGAAGGTCGTCGAGGAAGCGCCGTCGCCGTTCGTCACGCCCGACATGCGCCGCAAGATGGGCGAGCAGGCAGTCGCGCTCGCGCGCGCGGTCGGCTATTACAGCGCCGGCACGGTCGAGCTGATCGTGTCCGGCGCGGACACCAGCGGCGAGGGTTTCTACTTCCTCGAGATGAACACCCGGCTCCAGGTCGAGCATCCGGTGACCGAGGCGATCACGGGCCTCGATCTGGTAGAGCAAATGATCCGCGTCGCGGCGGGCGAGAAGCTGGCGTTCGGGCAGGACGAGGTGAAGCTCAGCGGCTGGGCGATCGAGAACCGCGTCTATGCCGAGGATCCCTATCGCGGATTTTTGCCCAGCACCGGGCGGTTGGTGCGGTATCGCCCGCCGGCCTCGCGCGGAACGGACTATACCCACCCATTCGAGGCGACCGGGCACGAGGCATATACCCGCGTCGACGACGGCGTCCGCGAAGGCGGCGAGGTGTCGATGTTCTACGACCCGATGATCGCCAAGCTCGTCACCTGGGCACCGACCCGCGACGCGGCCGCCGATCTCCAGGTCGCAGCGCTCGACCGGTTCGAGATTGACGGGTTGGGCCACAATATCGATTTCCTGTCGGCGCTGATGCAGCATCCGCGGTTCCGTTCCGGCGCGCTTACCACCGGTTTCATCGCCGAGGCGTTTTCCGAAGGCTTTGCCGGGGCCGACACGCCACCGGAGCTGACGCGCAAGCTGGCCGCGCTGGCGGTGTTGCTCGACCTCGCCCATGCGTCTCGTGCTGCCACGATCGACGGGCAGCTTGGCAACCGGGTGGGATTGCCTCGCGAGCGTGTTGCCCTGATCGGCGGCGA
Proteins encoded:
- the scpA gene encoding methylmalonyl-CoA mutase — protein: MADIEKMTGEDSGAPPDSRTLPEAAAERPTVSNWQALAEKEVKGRDLTWHTPEGIAVKPLYTAEDTADIDPGLPGFGPFTRGARASMYAGRPWTIRQYAGFSTAEESNAFYRRNLAAGQKGLSVAFDLATHRGYDSDHPRVTGDVGKAGVAIDSVEDMKILFDGIPLDAMSVSMTMNGAVIPILAFFIVAGEEQGVPLAKLDGTIQNDILKEFMVRNTYIYPPEPSMRIVSDIIAYTSRHMPKFNSISISGYHMQEAGATQVQELAFTIADGREYAKAAIASGLDIDQFAGRLSFFFAIGMNFFMEIAKLRAARLLWHRVMTGLGAKDERSKMLRTHCQTSGVSLQEQDPYNNVIRTTVEAMAAVLGGTQSLHTNALDEAIALPTDFSARIARNTQIVLQEETGITNVVDPLGGSYYVEALTQQLADKAWEIIERVETEGGMAEAVAAGWPKAMIEEASAARAARVDRGEDVIVGVNKYRLADEDPVETLDIDNHAVRAGQVARIARVKAARDEGKCQAALDALRKGARGSDNLLALAVEAARARATLGEISQAMEDVFGRYDTQPTPVSGIYGGAYHDDPRWERLTDGVAATEARLGRRPRMLVAKMGQDGHDRGANLVSSMFGDLGFEVVPGPLFQTPEEAAKLAIASDVDVVGASSLAAGHKTLVPELIGHLRDAGRGDIKVIAGGVIPSKDYAFLRDAGVQAIFGPGTNLIDAAGQVLALLGHNMPPQEEAAE
- the bioB gene encoding biotin synthase BioB, whose protein sequence is MRFDWSREEIAALFDLPFPELLFRAAEVHRRHHAPDQVQLCTLLSIKTGGCPEDCGYCSQSASADSGLKAEKLMDVDAVLASAAEAKAAGSQRFCMGAAWRNPKDRDMDAVVAMVEGVRALGLETCMTLGMLEPHQAARLKDAGLDYYNHNIDTSPEHYGDVITTRTFQDRLDTLANVRDAGIAVCCGGIVGMGETRADRVGFVHALATLPRHPESVPVNALVPVPGTPLGDMLADTPLAKIDDIEFVRTVAVARIAMPRSMVRLSAGRESMSEATQGLCFLAGANSIFTGDKLLTTGNAGDSADAALFAKLGVRPMTADEPMRMAAE
- a CDS encoding acetyl-CoA carboxylase biotin carboxylase subunit: MFKKILIANRGEIACRVMRTAKRMGIATVAVYSDADARSPHVLMADEAVRLGPAPAADSYLRADLILLAARETGADAIHPGYGFLSERESFARACADAGIAFVGPPPNAIAAMGDKIESKKLAKAAGVNVVPGFLGEIADTDAAIKIAGDIGYPVMMKASAGGGGKGMRLAYSEQDVRDGFDATKREGLASFGDDRVFIEKFIESPRHIEIQVLGDQHGNIVYLGERECSIQRRHQKVVEEAPSPFVTPDMRRKMGEQAVALARAVGYYSAGTVELIVSGADTSGEGFYFLEMNTRLQVEHPVTEAITGLDLVEQMIRVAAGEKLAFGQDEVKLSGWAIENRVYAEDPYRGFLPSTGRLVRYRPPASRGTDYTHPFEATGHEAYTRVDDGVREGGEVSMFYDPMIAKLVTWAPTRDAAADLQVAALDRFEIDGLGHNIDFLSALMQHPRFRSGALTTGFIAEAFSEGFAGADTPPELTRKLAALAVLLDLAHASRAATIDGQLGNRVGLPRERVALIGGERFAIVADDYDGGTLVDCGDGHPPLDIVGRWRPGQPLFAARIDDAPLTVRVRRTRSGWRLTARGASHDVRVWPPHVAALSRHMIEKIPPDLSKFLLCPMPGLLTALHVAPGDAVEAGQPLAVVEAMKMENILRAERAGVVKAANFEPGDSLGVDAAILEFE